Below is a genomic region from Prunus persica cultivar Lovell chromosome G3, Prunus_persica_NCBIv2, whole genome shotgun sequence.
AAATTCTAGGCATTGTTGAACAAATGGTTTAAGACCTCAGTTTCTGCAATATTAGGACTAGTTACTAGACATGGATTATGCATAAGTAAAGTAATTGAAATGGTAAATTataagaggaggaagaaagaaatctcaaaaaaataggaaaatggCATTGAATGGATTCTGCAAAAAGTCTCTCCTGAACAATAGGAAGACTAAAATATAAAGCCAGAATgtatataataaaatgaagGGAACACCCATCTGTAAGCCAAAACTAGCAAAACAAGGACCTAACAAACACACAAATGGTAAAATGATGGACCAACTACGTCTGTAAGCCAAGATACTATTCTGCCCGATTCCAAAACTATCAAACCAAGGAGATCCTGAGTTGCTCCAAATTTTTGTCAAACCTGTATACATTGAGAGTCCAGAAGATTCAAATGGTTCCAACACCATATCAGATTTAAATCCTAGCTGGTAGCTTAATTATAAACTTGCCACTTGCGGTGTGTGCAATGGAATTTCAAGGGACTGTACAAGTAGCCAATCTGACACCATTCCTTTTCTGGAATTAGGCAAAACAGGACTAATAAAAAGAACTCAGGGCTATAATAGTTATAAACTTGCATCATTCAACTGATTAATATCCTAGAAGCAGAATTATAATAATCTCACAACTACGAACCTGCACACACtactaaagaaaataaaactgcACAAAAATCAGGACtcataaaagtaaaaagaaatcagGACTAGCATAAGTAAACAACAACtagaacaaacaaacaaacaaaggtAGGCATCTTTGTGGTTctagaacaaacaaaaaactggTTTAACCAGAATgatcagaaaataaaactgGTCCAACTGGTACAACTAAAGCAGTTTTGCCACTCAAAAAGTTCTTTGTGCTTGGATCAGATCTCTACTGTTACAAATATTACTCAATCTATCTTTTGGATAAATCTCAGTCATTCTAAACAGTCAACAAAAATAAGGACTAATACAAGTGAAAAGAAATCAGGATTGGCAGAAGTAAAGAACAACTCGTATATATGTTTGAATCATTTTGTACAATTTCGTGGTTATGACCTTGAAATGAATAATTTCAAGTGATCGactttacaaataaaaaaaatactagaaTAAAGAATCATAAGGTTTGTATCATGAAATAGAACCTCAACTTCTATAGTCCAGCTGGTATCTCAAAACCCGGTGAGGGCTGAATTCTGGGAACAGGGGCAGAGTTTGTGCGGTAATCTTCAATTGGTTTCAAGCAAGAGGCACCATCTTCAGAGCCCAAAGATGAGCTAAGCACCTTCACCTTGGCATGACTTGGTTCAGATAGTTGTGGCTCCTGTACAAATGGATGAAGTAGGAGCTTTTGAGCGGTAAACCTTTCCCATGAGTTGACTGCAATACACTTCATAAGAAAATCCCTTGCCAAACCAGAGATTTCAGTAGGGATTTTGGGAGTTATTTCCCCAGCAACCATGTCCAGGAAATCATCAAGTGTCGAATCAGGCTCCACATCCCAGGGGGGCTTGCCTGTTAACATCTCAAGCACAATAGCACCAAGAGACCAAATATCAGAACACTGCTTCTGCACATTATCAATCAAAGCATCTGGGTCTGTATACCTAGGAGTGCCTCTCCATCCATCCATATCATCTTTGGTGCTCTTAGTCAATCCGAAATCAGCAATCTTGGCCACAAAACTAGAACTACCACTGGTGCTAGTATCACTAGGAACAAGAAGGATGTTCTCCGGCTTCAAATCACAGTGAACATAATCACAATTGTGAATATGTATAAGCCCTTCAAGTATGCACCTTGTGTAGCTCCTCACATCAGACTCAGGCAGCCCATGACCTCTATAGCTCTGAATCAGACCATCAAGGGTTCCTCCAGCAGCAAATTCCAAAGCCAAGTTGAATATTTCTTCACCTGTGTCATCAATGGTTGTCATTTCTTCACCCAAGTACTGAATTACAAAAGGGGACCCTATAAAATCAGAGAGAATGCCTGCCTCATGCTGAATGGATTCTGAATCAGAGAGCTTAGCAGATTTGACTGCCATGACTGGAGCTGGAGGTGTATCATTTAGATTAAGCTCCCAAAGGGGTTTTTTccaaaaagcaagaaaaacagACCCATAGCTTCCTTCTCCGATCATCTCCCCTCTCTCCCACTGATTTCCATCACCCCACCACATCCTCTGCTTTTTCCCTCTTTCTTCTAATTCTTGCTCTGCCTTCCGTTTCATGATTTCTTCactgaaaatacaaaatatttctTGGGTTAATTGGAATTGTAACTGAGAATGAGCGGCTACACTTGAATTCTTGATTCGGAGAACAGGAAGATGAACGATTGGGGATTAGGGTTTGAGGAAATGAAGTTTCTGTCTCCAACGGTCGGGTTTTAAGTGCGCCAATACGCGTGAAgttacaaatttatttattttatttatttttactttgaCAACGACAGCTAACTAACCTAGCCAGCTGccataaaaagacaaaattgaagaattttgaaaaattgtaGGCAAAAAAATCTTTTGCAAATACgttttttacttttaactttattgttgaaataaaatctatttattgtttcattaaaaatatatatataattctcaaaCAATATACCTTGATTAATATGAGGCAATCCTTCAAACCAACTGCAAGAGTCACCATTATGAAAAGCGAAGCACTTGCAATATGATGAGCAATTTCAattgagaaaatatatatttgtttatatacattatagagaaattttctctttttaataaCTGAAATAggtaatcaaatcaatcatatTATAAGAAACTTTTCTCATAGCTtgctatatatttttaattttctagcACATCAAATCATCTTAAAATTTGATATGCCATCAAACTTCAAAGTTTAAtaactaataaattaataattacaaCCCAAAAATTAATAACTTCGAAGTTCcaccaaaattcaaattaaaaattcttATTTGGTTGGTTATTAGCCAATGAGAATACTATacatttaatataaaaataagggTATATTAACGATTTGCTCTCTAAATTTTTACCTAACTTTCAATTAACcccttattcttttcttttttttttaatttaaagaaaattaaggatgtgaactttttttttccgctAATTTCCCTTCTCCGTCTAAATCCACaacatttcattcaatttGCCGTTTAAAATGAGGGCAAAATGGTCATTTtgtacattaaaaataaattaaaattaaaaacagaaaattgaaatactCCAGcagcagaaacagaaacagaaaatcATTCCATATCTGTGGTGGTGGGCTTTGGGTAAACGTGGTTGCTGATGACCTTATTGGCGTTTGATGATGTGGTGGTTTCACAGGCTCCAGCAACAGTTGCTGAGGACTATTAGTATAATCTGAAACAGAGCAAAAGCATTGGACAATTTGATCAAACATCATCCTCTTCACTAACCTCTTCTTCATAGGGAAGACACTGCCAGGTTTTGGTTTGAACAACCATGGCTCAGC
It encodes:
- the LOC18783542 gene encoding mitogen-activated protein kinase kinase kinase 2, yielding MAMKKTSDERKALKYLKPDGEEDLLCLKTEHNPKEPMKLTLSPSQDQTKAEPWLFKPKPGSVFPMKKSEEIMKRKAEQELEERGKKQRMWWGDGNQWERGEMIGEGSYGSVFLAFWKKPLWELNLNDTPPAPVMAVKSAKLSDSESIQHEAGILSDFIGSPFVIQYLGEEMTTIDDTGEEIFNLALEFAAGGTLDGLIQSYRGHGLPESDVRSYTRCILEGLIHIHNCDYVHCDLKPENILLVPSDTSTSGSSSFVAKIADFGLTKSTKDDMDGWRGTPRYTDPDALIDNVQKQCSDIWSLGAIVLEMLTGKPPWDVEPDSTLDDFLDMVAGEITPKIPTEISGLARDFLMKCIAVNSWERFTAQKLLLHPFVQEPQLSEPSHAKVKVLSSSLGSEDGASCLKPIEDYRTNSAPVPRIQPSPGFEIPAGL